ATCTGATTCTGCACCCGCACTGTCATGTGGCGGTCGCGGATCACTGGTGGCATATCCTCAATCGCGCGGCCCTCGGCCTTCCATTTGGGCAGGCCCCCGTCCAGCACGGCGATATTGGCCTGGCCCATCAATCGAAACAGCCACCACACCCGCGCCGCGGAAAACAGCCCGGCCCCGTCGTAGACCACCACCTGATGACCATCACCGACACCCATAGCCCGCAGCCGCGACATGAACTTCTCAACTGGTGGCACCATATGCGGCAATTCAGACCGGTGATCTGAGATGTCGTCAATGTCAAAAAACCGAGCACCGGGAATATGCCCGGCGTCATATTCACTGCGGGCATCGCGTTCCATCGCTGGCAGATACCACGAGGCGTCCAGTAGCCTGAGGTCGGGATCTTTCAGGTGGGCCGCCAGCCAGTCGGTGGAAACTAGTGTCTTCGGATCGTCTTGCATAAAATCCTCCCGTGGGCGCGTTGATCAAGGCCTACTATTGGCCGCAGGGAGTCGCAAGGAAAAGGCAATGATTTGTGGAGGTCTGACGCTGAGTGGGAGTCGAAAAGCAGAAAAATCGATCTGCGCGGCGGCGAATGGAGCAAACTATAAGGTCAGAAGCCACCGGCGCAAACCCAGCTCAGGTTTGCCTTAGGGGTTTTCTCATGTTGATGCCCGTTGTCTGAAACCCGGTCCCCAAGTACAAACGCTGCGCCTTGTCGTTGTCCGCCGCCACACGCAGTTTTATGTCCAGATAGCCGGCATCGGCATATGTCGCCTCGAGTGCCGCCAGTGCCCGTTTGCCGTAGCCCATGCCTCGATAGAGCGGTAATATGCAAAAATCGCTGATGAAAACGGATCCGCCCTTGGGCCCGGGTTTACACCAAAAATACCCGACAACCGGGTTCTCTGTTTCATGCTCCATCACGATGCAAAATAAGTCCTGCCCGGGACTATCAACACCCTGCCCCAGATCCGCCGTGACGTCTTGCTCAGCCCGTCGGCGCGCAGTCTCGGGATCGACATCGTAATTGGACGAAATTTCCGCCGCATAGTCGGGGATGAAATAGGCAAGATAGCCCGAGAACTCATGCGCATGCATGTGGCGAAGACGTATCATCCGACCCTCTCAACACATCTACGGCGTCAGTCAACCGGTTGCCGCTTAGCTGTGATCTTTCATCAGCCGCGATTTCTGCCGCGACCAGTCACGTTTCGCCTCTGTGGCGCGTTTGTCGTGGTTCTGCTTACCCTTGGCGATGCCGATCTTAATCTTCACCAGCCCCTTGTGGTTAAAGTACATCACCAGCGGCACCAGGGTCATGCCCTTGCGCTGAGTGGCATTCCACAGGTTTGACATCTGCTTGCGCGACACCAGCAGCTTACGGCGGCGACGCTCAAGATGTTTGAAGGTCTGGGCCCGTTCATAGGGCGCGATGTAAGAATTCACCAACCACAGCTCGCCATCTTCAACTGCGGCATAACTTTCAGCGATGTTTGTGCCACCAACCCGGGCGCTTTTGACCTCGGACCCCTCCAGGATGATGCCGCATTCCAGATCGTCAGCAATCGCATAATCATACCGCGCGCGGCGATTTTCAGCGATAACTTTGTAATTCGGGTCTGATTTTGTCTGGGCCATGAAGGCAGATGTAAGGCGACAAAGGCACAGGTGCAAGGTGCTAAGCTTACCTGACTTCAGCCTGGACCATGAGCCTTGATCGAATGCCTAGTCAGGATGGCGCGCATAGCGTTCTCGCAAAACGGTGAACATTCCGCTGCCAACAATCACAACACTGCCCACCAGGGTCCAGACATCCGGGCGCTCGCCAAACACCAGCACGCCCAGCACCATGGCAAACACTAGTCGCGTATAGCGAAATGGCGCCACCACCGAAATTTCACCTGACCGCATTGCGCCGGTCAGGGCGTTATAGGCAATAACCCCAATCACCGTGGCGGCACCCAGTTGCCCCCAAACCTGCGGGCTTGGCCAACTGGCCCCACCTGTCCAACCCAAGGCCACTCCGCCCGCGACGACAAGCATGGCGAAGCCATAAATGCCCAGCTGATTGTTCGACATAGAGCGCGGCGCGGCGCGGGTGGCCAGATCTCGCCCGGCAAACCCCAGGGTACCAATCACTGCAAAGATCGAGGCAGGCTCAAAGCCGCTTACCCCGGGGCGCAACACCAATAAGACGCCACAAAACCCAATTGCGATGGCCACCCAACGCCGCCACCCAACCTGTTCCCCAAAAAAGACCACTGCCCCGGCTGCAACCACCAATGGGGTTGCCTGCAATATCGCCGAGGCCGACGACAGGGGGGTCAAAGCTATCGCCAAAGTATACCCAAGCCGACCAGTGACCTCCGCCACAGAACGCAACACCATCGGACGCGTGCAAATAGCCGGGTGCAACATGCGCTGCCCTTGCGCACGCGCCATGATCATAAAAATGATCATACCGCCCAGACCGAAAACAACCAGGAGCTGCCCAACCGGTAGCGATTGGCTGGCGGATTTAAGAAACATATCCTCCAATGCAAAGCCAGCCATCGCCAGCACCATCAACAGACTGCCCCGAAATGTCTCCATGCTGCTATCTTCCTGATTTTAAATCACTCAACCAAAACCTGTAGCCACTGGTCCATGCCTACACAAGCAATGCACCCAACCCGATCACGGTTTGCCCTGCGACATAACGGCGTGGCGATAGTGGTGCATGTTCAGAAACGTGGCCCCGGTCTGACCACTTCGGTATCCATGTGGTTGATCCGCTGCGAACCGCAGCCCCTGCCCGGTAGACACTGGCACCCATTCCCCTGTGCGCAGCACCTCCATCTCGCCATCCAGAACAAAGACTTCTTCGGTGACGCCATGATCATGGGGCTGGGATTCGTGGCTTTGACCCGGATGCAGGCTCACATGAAACGTCTCGGCCCTCAGGTCGGGATCATAGGGAAATACAATTTTGACCGAGATACTTCCGGGGAACTGAACCGTTTTAAAAACCTCTCCGGCCTGACCCACTGTCCGCTCGGCCTCGTCTATCAAGGCGGTCAACGGCAGGTGAAACCCCTTGGCGATCTTCCACAGTGTCGCAATGGTCGGGCTTGATTCGCCGCGCTCAATCTGGCCCAGCATCGCCTTGCTGACCCCGGTCAGCGCCGCTGCCTTGGACAGGCTGAGACCCGATTCAGCACGTATTTCGCGCAGGTTAAGGGTGATCGTCTCTTCGCTCATCTGCTCTACCTGTCAAAACACCTTGTGCGTTATAGCGCACAGAGTATATTGTGCGCTATAACGCACGCGACCTTACCCGACCCGGCAGCCAAGGAAAACCCAAATGCTCAAGCGGCTCAAACTGTCCCATCTGGTCGCCGGGGCGATCGCGGTTCTGGTTGGCTATACCAGTTCGGTTGCGATCATTTTCCAGGCCATCGAAGCCGTCGGCGCGACCCAGGCCCAGGCCAACAGCTGGCTGGTTGCCCTTGGCCTGGGGATGGGACTGACCAGTCTTGGCCTATCCCTGTGGTTCCGGATGCCGATCCTGACCGCATGGTCCACCCCCGGCGCGGCACTGCTGGCAATTGGCCTTAAGGATGTGCCGATAGATCAGGCCATCGGTGCCTTTGTCTTTTGCGGCGCATTGCTGACGCTGACCGGCCTGACTGGCTGGTTCGAGCGCCTCTCAAAACTGATCCCTGACACATTGGCCAATGCGCTGCTGGCGGGCATTTTGTTCCAGTTTGGCCTGTCCGCCTTTGCCGCCCTAAACGACGACACCGCACTTGTTGCCCTGATGGGGGCTTGTTTCCTGGCCGGGCGGCTTTGGTTCCCCCGCTACACCATTCCCGTTGTCTTGCTCATCGGCTGCCTTTGGGCCGGAGTCTCGGGATCCTTTGGCGACATGCAGCAATTAAACCTGAGCCTCAGCCTGCCCGAGCCTGTCTTGCCCAGCTTCTCGCTTCCGGTGCTGATCGGCGTTGGCCTGCCACTCTATATTGTCACCATGTGCTCGCAGAACATGCCCGGCGTGGTGGCCCTGCGCGCGGCCGGGTATCAGCCACCGGTTTCCGCCAGCCTGACAGTCACCGGTCTCACCTCGCTTTTGCTGGCGCCATTTGGCGGCTATGCCTTCAACCTTGCTGCCATCACAGCTGCCATCTGCGCCGGACCTGAGGCCGACGACGATCCGAAAACCCGCTTCCTGGCCAGTGCCACCGCCGGCGTTTTGTATTGTTGTGTCGGTCTGGGCGGCGCCACCGTGATCAGCCTGTTCCTGATCGCCCCCAAAGCACTGGTTGCCACCATAGCTGGCCTTGCCCTGCTTTCGACCATCGGCAACAGCCTGTCCCACGCGCTGTCTGACAGTCAAAACCGCGAAGCGGCGCTGATCACCTTTATGACCACAGTTTCCGGCATCAGCTTTTTCGGCATCGGCGCCGCCTTCTGGGCACTGGTGATTGGATTGATCGTCAACCAGCTGCTTACCACCCGACCAACAAACCATCCGACAACCACCGCATCGCAAACACGCTAAAATAAGCCCCAAAGGCTCAAAACAACCAAACACCGCCCCGACATATTGCGTTTATTGCGCGAATAGTGTCCCTGAGGGCAAATATAGGGAAACAGCACAATGCCATTTTACCGTTCAAGAACTTCGACCCATGGCCGCAACATGGCCGGCGCCCGCGGATTGTGGCGCGCCACAGGCATGACCGATAGCGATTTCGGCAAGCCCATCATCGCCATCGTCAACTCCTTCACCCAGTTTGTACCGGGCCACGTTCACCTGAAGGACCTGGGCCAGATGGTCGCGCGTGAAGTCGAAGCCGCCGGTGGCGTCGCCAAAGAATTCAACACCATCGCGGTAGATGACGGCATCGCCATGGGCCATGACGGCATGCTGTATTCGCTGCCCTCGCGCGAAATCATCGCCGACTCGGTTGAATACATGGTCAACGCCCATTGTGCCGATGCCATGGTCTGCATCTCGAACTGTGACAAGATCACGCCCGGCATGATGATGGCCGCCATGCGTCTGAACATCCCGGTGATCTTTGTCTCTGGCGGCCCGATGGAGGCCGGCAAGATCGACATCGAAGACCTTGAAATGACAAAGATCGATCTGGTCGACGCCATGGTTGCCGCCGCCAGCGAAACCATGACCGACGCGCAGGTCCAGCACATCGAAGAAAACGCCTGCCCCACTTGCGGGTCGTGCTCGGGCATGTTCACCGCCAACTCGATGAACTGCCTGGCCGAAGCGCTGGGTCTGGCGCTGCCGGGCAATGGCTCCACTCTGGCCACCCACGCAGACCGCAAGCACCTGTTTCTTGAGGCCGGCCGCAAGATCGTCGAGATCACCAAACGCCACTACGAGGGCGAGGAAAAAGGTCTGTTGCCGCGCGACATCGCCACCTTTGATGCCTTTGAAAACGCCATGTCGCTAGACATTGCCATGGGCGGGTCGACCAACACAGTGTTGCACCTGCTGGCCATCGCCCATGAGGGCGAGGTTGATTTCACCATGACCGACATGGACCGTCTCAGCCGTCAGGTGCCCTGCCTGTGCAAAGTCGCGCCCAACACTGAAAACGTCCACATGGAAGACATCCACCGCGCGGGCGGTATTTTCTCGATCCTGGGTGAATTGTCGCGCGCAGGATTGCTGCACAATGACGTCTCGACCGTGCACACCAGCACCATGGGCGAGGCGATTGCCAAATGGGACATCAAGGTCGCCAACAACCCCGAGGCCGAAAAGCTGTTCAAGGCGGCGCCCGGCGGCGTGCGGACCACACAAGCCTTCTCGACTGAGAACCGGTTCAAAGAACTGGACACGGACCGCGAAGGCGGCGTTATCCGCTCGAAAGAGCACGCCTTTAGCCAAGATGGCGGCCTGGCGGTGCTGTTCGGCAATATCGCGCTGGACGGCTGCATCGTGAAAACCGCCGGCGTGGATGCCAGCATCCTGCAGTTCACCGGCTCAGCCTATGTCTGCGAAAGCCAGGATCAGGCGGTCAGTGACATCCTGACAGGCAAGGTCAAGGCAGGCGATGTTGTTGTCATCCGCTATGAGGGCCCGCGTGGCGGTCCCGGCATGCAGGAAATGCTGTATCCGACCAGCTATTTGAAATCCAAAGGTCTGGGCAAGGATTGCGCCCTGCTGACCGACGGTCGTTTCTCGGGCGGCACTTCGGGTCTGTCGATCGGTCACGTCTCGCCCGAAGCGGCCGAAGGCGGCACCATTGGTCTGGTGGAACACGGTGATAAGATCGAAATCGACATCCCCAACCGCTCTATCCATCTGGCGGTCAGCGAAGATGTTCTGGCCGAGCGCCGCAAGGTACTGGACGACAACGGCTGGGTTCCAGCCAAGCCACGTAAGCGCAAAGTGTCCACAGCCCTAAAGGCCTATGCCAAACTGGCCACCAGCGCAGCAAAAGGCGCGGTACGCCAGGTCGACTAACGAATTTAGGCCTGCCAATCCGGCAGGCCAAACCCAATGACGTCGGTATTACAGAGGGGCTTCACAGCCCCTCTTTTTGTTTTCAGTTTGCTGCTGCCCGCGCCTCGAGCAATTGAGACAGCCAGTCCGGGTCCATTTCCGGCACCGAGCTAAGCAACAGTTCCGTATAGGGGTGGTGCGGCGGTTGGAACATCGCGGCCTTGCGGCCCTGCTCCACCACTTTGCCCTGCTGCATCACCACCACGTCATCGGCGATGGCCCGAACCGTGGCCAGATCGTGGGTGATGAACATATAGCCCAGATTGAACTCGGTCTGCAGGTTGTCCAGCAGCCGCAAGATGCCTTCGGCCACCAGCTGATCCAAGGCCGAGGTGACCTCGTCGCAGATAATGAACTTGGGCTCTGCGGCCAACGCTCGGGCAATACCGATCCGCTGCTTCTGGCCGCCGGACAGTTCAGACGGCAGGCGGTCAATATACTGATCCGGCTCCAGCTCGATCAGAGACAGCAGGCTGCGCACCCTTTCGTCCAGTGCCTTGCCCGTTAGACCCAGATACATCTGCGCCGGACGCCCAATCAGCTCGCGCAGGCGCAGCTTGGGGTTCAGTGCGGTATCTGCCATCTGATAGATCATCTGCACCTGGCGCAGCTGATCCCGATCACGGGATCGGTAATCCGAAGGCATCGGCTTGCCATCAAACAGCACCTCGCCCTTGCTGGGAGGCAGCAAACCGGTGATCACCCGCGCTGCTGTAGATTTACCCGATCCACTTTCTCCAACCACGGCAACGGTGCGGCCCTGATAGAAATCAAAGCTCACATCATCCAGCACCGTTGTTGACCCATACCCGGCGGTCACATTGCTGACCGAAACAACCGGAGTACCGGTGTCGGTCTCTTCGTGTTCTGCGCGGGCATAGCTTCGCACCGCCCATAACGACTTGGTGTAATCCTCTTGCGGGCTGGACAGCATGGTCCGGGTATCGGCCTCTTCGACCTCTTCGCCCTTTAGCAGCACCTTGATGCGGTCGGCCATCTGCGCCACCACCGCAAGGTCATGGGTGATGTAGATGGCGGCCGTGTTGAACTCTTCCACGATATTGCGGATCGCCGCCAAGACCTCGATCTGGGTGGTCACATCCAGCGCTGTGGTGGGTTCATCAAAAATGATCAGATCAGGACGACAGGCCATCGCCATCGCCGTCATGGCGCGTTGCAGCTGCCCGCCCGAGACCTGATGCGGATAGCGAAAGCCGATTTGCCCCGGTTCAGGCAATTGCATCTGCCCGTACAGGCTCGTCGCGTCAGACTCGGCCTGTTGCCGCGACATCACCCCGTGTACCACTGGACCTTCGCTGTATTGATCAATCAGCTTATGAGCCGGGTTGAAACTGGCCGCCGCTGATTGTGCCACATAGGCAATACGCTTGCCCAGCAAGGCGCGCTGTTCCTCCGGTTTGGCATTTCGCAGGTCGATACCGTCGAATTCGACAGTACCGTCACTGATCCGGCAACCATCGCGGGTAAAGCCCATAGCCGCCAGTCCAACGGTGGACTTACCAGCCCCGGATTCACCGATCAGGCCCAGAACCTCGCCCCGTTTCAGGTCAAGGTCGATGCCTTTGACAATCGGCGACCAGGTGTCTTCGCTTTGCCCTTCGATCCACAGATTGCGGATGGTCAGCAGGCGATCTTGTGTGTTGTCTTGCTCTGCCATCATCTATTCCTTCAATCCGCTGGATCTATGTAACTGCCAGTCGACAACAAAGTTGACCGCGACGGTCAGCAGCGCAATCGCACCAGCCGGCAAGAACGGTGTAAGGTCGCCAAAGGTGATCAGTGTTGCGTTGTCACGCACCATGCCACCCCAGTCGGCGGTGGGCGGCTGAATGCCCAGGCCAAGGAACGACAGGCCCGAGATTGCCAGGAACACAAAACAGAACCGCAAGCCGAATTCGGCCACCAGTGGCGCCATCGCATTGGGCAGGATCTCGCGGGTGATCAGCCACCATTTGCCTTCGCCACGCAGACGCGCGGCCTCGATGTAATCCATCACCACAATGCCCTGCGCCACAGACCGTGCCAGGCGGAAAACCCGTGTGGCATCGACGGTGGCAATCACCAGCACCAGCGACAGCACCGAGGTGCCAAAGATGGTCAGAAGCAACAGCGAAAAGATCAGCGACGGAATCGCCATCAGCACATCGACAAACCGGCTAAGCCCTTGATCTAGCCAGCCACCGACCACGGCCGCAAACAGTCCCAAAACGGTGCCGCCAAAAAACGCCAGTGCGGTAATAATAAACGCGATGCCAACCGTATTGCGGGCTCCGTAGATCATTCGGGTCAGCATATCGCGGCCCAGATTGTCGGTGCCCAACAAATAGGTCGAATCCCAGGGCAGGAACTCGCCCCCTACCACTTCGCTTTCGCCAAATGGGGCGATGACCGGTGCCAGCGCGGCGACCAGTACATAGATCAGAATGACCAGCAGGCCAAAGCTGGCCGTCAGTGGTGCCTTGCGCATCTCTTGCGCGTGCCGCTGCGGGGATACCGCCACAACAAAGGCCCGAAACAACCAGCCCAACGCCATAGCGCCAATCACAGCGACGGCGAACCAGAATAGTGTCGTTATAATACTCATGGTTTCCCCCTTAGCGCCGGTGCATCAGCCGCGGATTCGACAGGGTCGAAAGCACATCGGCAGTGAGATTGAGCAGGACATAAGCAGAGGCAAAAATCAGCGCCACGGCCTGCACCACGGGAATGTCGCGCCGCGACACGCTATCGACCATCAACTGGCCAAGACCGGGATAGACAAACACCACCTCGACCACGACCACACCGGTGATCAGATAGGCCAGGTTCAGGGCCACCACGTTGATGATCGGTGCCAGCGCATTGGGCAGCGCATGACGCAGGATCACCCGCATTGGGCTCATGCCTTTCAGCCGTGCCATCTCGATATAGGGGCTGGCCAGCAGGTTGATCAGGGCGGCGCGTGTCATCCGCATCATATGGGCTGTAACAACCAGGGTCAGGGTCAGGGCCGGCAAGAAGCAACGATAGAGCGTTTCACCAAAGCTGATACCGTCCGACAACCGGACAATCGACGGAAAGTAACCGGTCTGCGCGAACCAGAGGATCAGGATATAGGCGACAAAGAACTCAGGGAACGAGATCGACGTCAACGCCAGTGCGTTTGACATCCGGTCAAAGATTGAGTTGCGGAACAACGCGGCCAGAATGCCCAGCGTCAAGGACAGTGGCACCGCCATCGCGGCCGCATACAGTGCCAG
This portion of the Parasedimentitalea marina genome encodes:
- a CDS encoding ABC transporter ATP-binding protein — translated: MAEQDNTQDRLLTIRNLWIEGQSEDTWSPIVKGIDLDLKRGEVLGLIGESGAGKSTVGLAAMGFTRDGCRISDGTVEFDGIDLRNAKPEEQRALLGKRIAYVAQSAAASFNPAHKLIDQYSEGPVVHGVMSRQQAESDATSLYGQMQLPEPGQIGFRYPHQVSGGQLQRAMTAMAMACRPDLIIFDEPTTALDVTTQIEVLAAIRNIVEEFNTAAIYITHDLAVVAQMADRIKVLLKGEEVEEADTRTMLSSPQEDYTKSLWAVRSYARAEHEETDTGTPVVSVSNVTAGYGSTTVLDDVSFDFYQGRTVAVVGESGSGKSTAARVITGLLPPSKGEVLFDGKPMPSDYRSRDRDQLRQVQMIYQMADTALNPKLRLRELIGRPAQMYLGLTGKALDERVRSLLSLIELEPDQYIDRLPSELSGGQKQRIGIARALAAEPKFIICDEVTSALDQLVAEGILRLLDNLQTEFNLGYMFITHDLATVRAIADDVVVMQQGKVVEQGRKAAMFQPPHHPYTELLLSSVPEMDPDWLSQLLEARAAAN
- a CDS encoding benzoate/H(+) symporter BenE family transporter, which codes for MLKRLKLSHLVAGAIAVLVGYTSSVAIIFQAIEAVGATQAQANSWLVALGLGMGLTSLGLSLWFRMPILTAWSTPGAALLAIGLKDVPIDQAIGAFVFCGALLTLTGLTGWFERLSKLIPDTLANALLAGILFQFGLSAFAALNDDTALVALMGACFLAGRLWFPRYTIPVVLLIGCLWAGVSGSFGDMQQLNLSLSLPEPVLPSFSLPVLIGVGLPLYIVTMCSQNMPGVVALRAAGYQPPVSASLTVTGLTSLLLAPFGGYAFNLAAITAAICAGPEADDDPKTRFLASATAGVLYCCVGLGGATVISLFLIAPKALVATIAGLALLSTIGNSLSHALSDSQNREAALITFMTTVSGISFFGIGAAFWALVIGLIVNQLLTTRPTNHPTTTASQTR
- a CDS encoding ABC transporter permease is translated as MSIITTLFWFAVAVIGAMALGWLFRAFVVAVSPQRHAQEMRKAPLTASFGLLVILIYVLVAALAPVIAPFGESEVVGGEFLPWDSTYLLGTDNLGRDMLTRMIYGARNTVGIAFIITALAFFGGTVLGLFAAVVGGWLDQGLSRFVDVLMAIPSLIFSLLLLTIFGTSVLSLVLVIATVDATRVFRLARSVAQGIVVMDYIEAARLRGEGKWWLITREILPNAMAPLVAEFGLRFCFVFLAISGLSFLGLGIQPPTADWGGMVRDNATLITFGDLTPFLPAGAIALLTVAVNFVVDWQLHRSSGLKE
- the ilvD gene encoding dihydroxy-acid dehydratase, translated to MPFYRSRTSTHGRNMAGARGLWRATGMTDSDFGKPIIAIVNSFTQFVPGHVHLKDLGQMVAREVEAAGGVAKEFNTIAVDDGIAMGHDGMLYSLPSREIIADSVEYMVNAHCADAMVCISNCDKITPGMMMAAMRLNIPVIFVSGGPMEAGKIDIEDLEMTKIDLVDAMVAAASETMTDAQVQHIEENACPTCGSCSGMFTANSMNCLAEALGLALPGNGSTLATHADRKHLFLEAGRKIVEITKRHYEGEEKGLLPRDIATFDAFENAMSLDIAMGGSTNTVLHLLAIAHEGEVDFTMTDMDRLSRQVPCLCKVAPNTENVHMEDIHRAGGIFSILGELSRAGLLHNDVSTVHTSTMGEAIAKWDIKVANNPEAEKLFKAAPGGVRTTQAFSTENRFKELDTDREGGVIRSKEHAFSQDGGLAVLFGNIALDGCIVKTAGVDASILQFTGSAYVCESQDQAVSDILTGKVKAGDVVVIRYEGPRGGPGMQEMLYPTSYLKSKGLGKDCALLTDGRFSGGTSGLSIGHVSPEAAEGGTIGLVEHGDKIEIDIPNRSIHLAVSEDVLAERRKVLDDNGWVPAKPRKRKVSTALKAYAKLATSAAKGAVRQVD
- the sseA gene encoding 3-mercaptopyruvate sulfurtransferase gives rise to the protein MQDDPKTLVSTDWLAAHLKDPDLRLLDASWYLPAMERDARSEYDAGHIPGARFFDIDDISDHRSELPHMVPPVEKFMSRLRAMGVGDGHQVVVYDGAGLFSAARVWWLFRLMGQANIAVLDGGLPKWKAEGRAIEDMPPVIRDRHMTVRVQNQMVRDVTQVSAASKLGDHEIIDARAATRFRGDVPEPRQGLRAGHIPGAKNVPFTTLLAADGTLKPAAKLRSIFEAAGVDLNKPAITSCGSGVTAAVLSLALERIGKSDHALYDGSWTEWGAFPTLPVATGET
- a CDS encoding GNAT family N-acetyltransferase; translation: MIRLRHMHAHEFSGYLAYFIPDYAAEISSNYDVDPETARRRAEQDVTADLGQGVDSPGQDLFCIVMEHETENPVVGYFWCKPGPKGGSVFISDFCILPLYRGMGYGKRALAALEATYADAGYLDIKLRVAADNDKAQRLYLGTGFQTTGINMRKPLRQT
- a CDS encoding ABC transporter permease, whose amino-acid sequence is MAHVWRMIAQRLALGFLTLFVVSLLIFGATELLPGDFAEAILGQSATPETIAAIRRDLGLDQPFYTRYVSWLGGVLQGDFGNSLANQKPVIELISKRLGNTLFLALYAAAMAVPLSLTLGILAALFRNSIFDRMSNALALTSISFPEFFVAYILILWFAQTGYFPSIVRLSDGISFGETLYRCFLPALTLTLVVTAHMMRMTRAALINLLASPYIEMARLKGMSPMRVILRHALPNALAPIINVVALNLAYLITGVVVVEVVFVYPGLGQLMVDSVSRRDIPVVQAVALIFASAYVLLNLTADVLSTLSNPRLMHRR
- a CDS encoding DMT family transporter; the encoded protein is METFRGSLLMVLAMAGFALEDMFLKSASQSLPVGQLLVVFGLGGMIIFMIMARAQGQRMLHPAICTRPMVLRSVAEVTGRLGYTLAIALTPLSSASAILQATPLVVAAGAVVFFGEQVGWRRWVAIAIGFCGVLLVLRPGVSGFEPASIFAVIGTLGFAGRDLATRAAPRSMSNNQLGIYGFAMLVVAGGVALGWTGGASWPSPQVWGQLGAATVIGVIAYNALTGAMRSGEISVVAPFRYTRLVFAMVLGVLVFGERPDVWTLVGSVVIVGSGMFTVLRERYARHPD
- a CDS encoding helix-turn-helix domain-containing protein, giving the protein MSEETITLNLREIRAESGLSLSKAAALTGVSKAMLGQIERGESSPTIATLWKIAKGFHLPLTALIDEAERTVGQAGEVFKTVQFPGSISVKIVFPYDPDLRAETFHVSLHPGQSHESQPHDHGVTEEVFVLDGEMEVLRTGEWVPVSTGQGLRFAADQPHGYRSGQTGATFLNMHHYRHAVMSQGKP
- the smpB gene encoding SsrA-binding protein SmpB, which produces MAQTKSDPNYKVIAENRRARYDYAIADDLECGIILEGSEVKSARVGGTNIAESYAAVEDGELWLVNSYIAPYERAQTFKHLERRRRKLLVSRKQMSNLWNATQRKGMTLVPLVMYFNHKGLVKIKIGIAKGKQNHDKRATEAKRDWSRQKSRLMKDHS